AAGATCCGGATCCTCTACGGAGGATCGGTCAAGCCGGACAACGCGGCCGAGCTGCTCTCCCTGCCGGATATCGACGGCGCGCTGGTCGGCGGTGCCGCCCTCGACCCGGAGGGTTTCGGCAGGATCGCCGATGCCGCCCCGGAGGATCGGGGATGAACCCGCCCGCGGTGGCCGGAACCGCCCCGGACCCGCTCGCTGCACTGCCCGTCCCGTCGCTCGCCCTCGTCATCCTCGACGGCTGGGGACTCGCCCCGCCCGGACCGGGCAACGCGATCTCCCAGGCGGCAACCCCTAACTTCGATCATTTCTGGAGTCAGTATCCGCACACCGAGCTTTCTGCCCAGGGTCCCGATGTCGGCCTGCCGGAAGGGCAGATGGGCAACTCCGAGGTCGGGCACCTGAACCTGGGGGCCGGGGCGATCGTCAAGCAGGATCTGGCCCGGATCGACGCCGCCGTCGCCGACGGCAGCTTCTTTGACAACGAGGCCCTGGTCGCCGCCTGCCGGCGGGCGGCGGCGAGTCCCCACGGGAGGCTTCACCTGATCGGCCTGGTTTCCGATGGCGGCGTTCACTCCGGCTGGGAGCACCTCGAGGCCTGCGTCGAGCTGGCCTCCCAGGAGGGGGTGCCCGACGTCGTCTTCCACGCAATCACCGATGGCCGCGATACCCTGCCACATGGCGGCGCGAAGTACGTCGAGGAGCTGGAACGCTGGCTGCGGTCGGCCGGCCGGGTCGGCACGGTCAGCGGGCGCTACTACGCGATGGACCGTGACACCCGCTGGGAGCGGATCAAGCTGGCATACGATGCGATCGTCCACGGTGAGGGGGTGGTCGCGACCGACGCTGCCACAGCGATCGCCGACTCCTACGAAGGCGGCCAGACCGACGAGTTCATCAAGCCCGCCGTGATCGGGGACTACCAGGGCGTCGAGAGCGGAGACGTCGCGATCTTCATCAACTTCCGGCCGGACCGCGCTCGGGAACTGACCATGGCCCTGGCCGATCCGGACTTTTCCGAGTTCACCCGCTCCGGCGGGCCGGTCCTCGACCTGACCACGATGACCTCGTACCGCAAAGGCTGGAACTATCCGGTGGCTTTTCCGGAGCAGCGACCGAAGGTCACGCTGGCCCAGGTGATTTCGGAGTCCGGTGGCCGACAGCTTCACGTGGCCGAAACCGAGAAGTACGCCCACGTCACCTATTTCTTCAACGGTGGCCGCGAGGAGGAGTGGGGTGGGGAGGAACGCCGCCTGGTCGAATCCCCGCGGGACGTTCCGACCTACGATCACAAGCCCGAGATGAGTGCCCGGGCGGCGGCCTCGGCCTTCATCGAGGGCTGGCAGAAGGACTCGCCCCGGTTCGGCATCATCAACTTCGCCAATCCCGACATGGTTGGCCACACCGGGGTGATTCCGGCCGCGGTGTCGGCAATCGAGGCGGTTGACGACTGCCTCGGCCGGGTCGTCGAGACGGTGCTCGCATCCGGCGGGGCCTGCCTGATCACTGCCGATCACGGCAACGCCGACAACATGCTGGAGCCGGACGGGTCTCCCAACACGGCCCACTCGCTCAACCCGGTTCCGTTGATCCTGACGGTTGAGGGACCGGCCCTGACCGGTGGCGGAATCCTCGCCGACGTCGCCCCGACCATCCTCGAAGCCCTCGGCATCGATCAGCCGGAAGAGATGACCGGCCACTCCCTGATCACCTAACCCGGATGAGGAGGTTTGCTCCCTCCTTTCCCACTTCCGGGCCTTGTGGCTGGGTCGGGCGATGGACCAACCCGGTGGCCGACGGGTCCTGTCCGCGTTTATTCTTTTGACATTCGCTCCCGCTCGGTGTCAAAAGCAAAAAACCCGGCCACCCGCCGGAGTGTCGCTCGTGTAACACCCCGCACCCAAGGTGGGTCGGTTCACGTTCACTGAGTTGCCGGTGCCACGACCACTGTTGATGGTCGGGTGATGGGGGTTTTGGCGGTGTGGCAACAAAACCCCCATCGCCCGGCCTCACCACAGAGTCCGATGCGTTGTCATGGAGGTGGCTCTGCGCTGATGGGTCGATAGGGTGGCTCGGTGCGCCTGGACCCGGGGAGACTCAGTTTCGAGATCGTCGCCCGGGACGGGGATGCACGGCGTGGGAATCTGGTCACCGGACACGGCCCGGTCGAGACTCCGGCCTTCATTCCGTTGGCGACCAAGGGGTCGGTTCGCGGACTGGCTTCACGCGAGGTCCGGGAGCTCGGTTTCGAGCTGGTGCTCGGCAACACCTACCACCTGCTGGTCGCTCCGGGACCGGAGCGGATTGCGGCCGCCGGTGGCCTGCACCGGTTCATGGGCTGGGATCGGGCGATCATCACCGATTCAGGCGGTTTCCAGGTCTTTTCTCTGGCCCACGGCGGGGTGGCCGAGGAGATCAAGGGGAGCGGCCGGGTCATGCACGGGCTGGCCAAGACCCTGGGGATAGAGGAGGAGGGGGTGCGTTTCCGTTCCTACCGGGATGGTTCCGAGCTGATGCTTTCACCGGAGAGCTCGATGTCGGTTCAGGCCTCCCTCGGTTCCGACATCGCCCTCGTGTTTGACGAGTGCACCCCGTTTCACGCCGACCGTGAGTACACCGCCCGTTCAACCGAACGTACTCATCGCTGGCTCGATCGCTGCCTCGAATGGCACCGGCAGAACGGGCCCTCCGACCAGGCGGTTTTCGGCATCATCCAGGGTGGAACCCATGCCGACCTGCGGAAAGAGTCATGTGAGTACGTATCGGCCGCCGGGGTTGACGGGATCGCGATCGGCGGAACCCTCGGCCGCGACAAGCAGGAGATGGCCGAGGTGCTCGGTTTCACCATGCCCCATCTGCCGCGCGAGGCACCGAAGCATCTGCTCGGAATCGGCGAGGTGGACGACCTGATGCGTGGAATTGCGCTCGGGATCGATCTGTTCGACTGTGCGGTGCCGACCCGACTGGCCCGCCACGGCATGGCTCTGGTCGCCGACCCGGAGCATCGGTTCCGGCTTGACATTCGCAAGTCCCGCTTTGCCGGGCAGCGCGGCCCACTTGCCGACGGCTGCCCCTGTGTCGCCTGTTCCGGGTACGAGCGTGACTATCTGAACTACATCTCGAAATCCGAGGAGCTGACCGCCGTCCGACTGCTGGTCGAGCACAACCTGACCTGGATGGAACTGCTGATGCGGGGCGCCCGCGAGGCGATCACCGCCGGCGAGTTCGGTTCCTACAGCGCGGCGATCCTGGCGGGAGCAAGCCCCTGGGATGCCGCAGCGTCCCCGAAAGCCGTTTCACAGGAGGTCGCGGGCGATGAGTGAACCCCTGATCGAGCTTGATCGACTGAGCAAGCATTTCGGTTCGATCAAGGCTCTGACCGAGCTCTCCCTGGTTGTTCCGGAAGGCACCGTCTGCGGGCTGCTCGGGCCCAACGGTTCCGGCAAGACGACTGCGATCAGGGCTCTGCTCGGGCTGAGTCGTCCCACCTCGGGCTCCACTCGTCTGCTCGGCCAGGCCCCGGGAACTCCAGGGTTCCGGTCGGCGATCCACCAGTCCGGCTCCCTGATCGAGGGTCCGGCGCTCTACGGGCGGGCCACCGGCCGGCAGAACATGCGGATCCAGGCCCGCGCCCGCGGTCTCGACGACGACCGGGCCGGCATCGACGAACTGCTCGAGCTGGTCG
This DNA window, taken from Solirubrobacterales bacterium, encodes the following:
- the gpmI gene encoding 2,3-bisphosphoglycerate-independent phosphoglycerate mutase — translated: MNPPAVAGTAPDPLAALPVPSLALVILDGWGLAPPGPGNAISQAATPNFDHFWSQYPHTELSAQGPDVGLPEGQMGNSEVGHLNLGAGAIVKQDLARIDAAVADGSFFDNEALVAACRRAAASPHGRLHLIGLVSDGGVHSGWEHLEACVELASQEGVPDVVFHAITDGRDTLPHGGAKYVEELERWLRSAGRVGTVSGRYYAMDRDTRWERIKLAYDAIVHGEGVVATDAATAIADSYEGGQTDEFIKPAVIGDYQGVESGDVAIFINFRPDRARELTMALADPDFSEFTRSGGPVLDLTTMTSYRKGWNYPVAFPEQRPKVTLAQVISESGGRQLHVAETEKYAHVTYFFNGGREEEWGGEERRLVESPRDVPTYDHKPEMSARAAASAFIEGWQKDSPRFGIINFANPDMVGHTGVIPAAVSAIEAVDDCLGRVVETVLASGGACLITADHGNADNMLEPDGSPNTAHSLNPVPLILTVEGPALTGGGILADVAPTILEALGIDQPEEMTGHSLIT
- the tgt gene encoding tRNA guanosine(34) transglycosylase Tgt; this encodes MRLDPGRLSFEIVARDGDARRGNLVTGHGPVETPAFIPLATKGSVRGLASREVRELGFELVLGNTYHLLVAPGPERIAAAGGLHRFMGWDRAIITDSGGFQVFSLAHGGVAEEIKGSGRVMHGLAKTLGIEEEGVRFRSYRDGSELMLSPESSMSVQASLGSDIALVFDECTPFHADREYTARSTERTHRWLDRCLEWHRQNGPSDQAVFGIIQGGTHADLRKESCEYVSAAGVDGIAIGGTLGRDKQEMAEVLGFTMPHLPREAPKHLLGIGEVDDLMRGIALGIDLFDCAVPTRLARHGMALVADPEHRFRLDIRKSRFAGQRGPLADGCPCVACSGYERDYLNYISKSEELTAVRLLVEHNLTWMELLMRGAREAITAGEFGSYSAAILAGASPWDAAASPKAVSQEVAGDE